A genomic stretch from Podospora pseudoanserina strain CBS 124.78 chromosome 3, whole genome shotgun sequence includes:
- the alp4 gene encoding gamma tubulin complex Spc97/GCP2 subunit Alp4 (COG:Z; EggNog:ENOG503NWIP) has product MAIVAFWGLEKLPRLGIGRAEVITILSPHICRPKVVVQHHFAIITAQQPNAGTGSRKRRTNTMSSGTTRPSTFQDKRSRPDQVSFSQSHSQHQQSNAESRKRSTSVNPRSTSRHVEERCTEKVQVTTRETLMTRTRSPDRREGAKQRAAEPRSRDMRQDAPPQEKKRKTRPHPWEPEATLLPHTTAPLASRISIPPLASTAPQTLQPKPFHDLSLEAQEAVIIEDLLFVFMGYEGQYIRFGKGYNPNEERDRLSGPTWRILPGLDPSLQDLTQSMLRMAAHYTALETFVDVQSREEFGSVNHALCASIRKLLQEYLVMVAQLETQFLTDDSFTLHVLNIHVLPTSHMMHQVYGLAHELLKRNALLDDESDESSDGGDDYDHILEQLREGGELVPGNMTGKKITKGGVVLGLITKRLESMSGDPAARALLTTLLRDASKPYMAMLNEWLHHGGINDPHSEFLIKEQRSIRRERLEQDYTDEYWERRYTIRDHDVPPQLEGVKDKVLLAGKYLNVVRECGGVDVSLQVKHVPTSFDDNRFLDNVNNAYAHANESLMQLLLTTHQLPARLRSLKHYFFLDPSDYFSYFLELGASELRKPVKSVNTGKLQSLLDLVLRQPGSIVALDPFKEDVKVEMNEINLTKSLHRVVNITGIEQGEALQPLTSNQPVESDKAANGFTSLQIDYSVPFPVSLVVSRKTVWRYQALFRYLLSLRYLESQLSTTWQTHTSGFVWCHRSSSRVLEIWKRRVWTLRARMLVFVQQLLYFCTAEVIEPNWQALMARVREREKPPQQEQQQQAGAGEQNGTTLPTPTTSPNLHHYPLKSTHIRPGLTRTVDELMQDHVDFLDTCLKECMLTNSKLLRIHSKLTQTCTIFATYTNWLSRELEKTDPDLSGHHRPPNMSEEQWRVFQSVRSQKPTDASFMEGQQQQQQQQGEDKMASLFDLIRKWEDNFSKHLQILLDALNHYAATETVVLLSLCARLSTANAGSGYTGRGGYGQGQVDGVGVQNGGGGMEGGDVRMGGV; this is encoded by the exons TTGCGATCATCACTGCCCAGCAGCCCAATGCCGGCACCGGCAGCCGTAAGAGGAGGACGAACACAATGTCGTCTGGCACCACCAGGCCGTCGACATTCCAAGACAAGAGAAGCAGACCAGACCAAGTGAGCTTTTCCCAGAGCCAcagccaacaccagcagAGCAATGCCGAGTCGAGAAAACGGTCCACCTCGGTCAACCCCCGCTCCACGAGCAGACATGTCGAGGAGCGCTGCACCGAAAAGGTGCAGGTGACGACGCGGGAGACGCTGATGACACGGACGAGGAGCCCCGATCGCCGCGAGGGAGCAAAGCAGCGTGCTGCTGAACCAAGGTCTCGGGATATGCGACAGGATGCGCCACCACAAG agaaaaaaagaaaaacccgCCCCCACCCATGGGAACCAGAAGCGACCCTCCTCCCGCACACAACAGCCCCCTTAGCATCCCGCATATCAATCCCACCCCTCGCCTCCACTGCCCCCCAGACCCTCCAACCGAAACCCTTCCATGACCTCTCCCTCGAAGCCCAAGAGGCGGTCATCATCGAGGACCTCCTATTCGTCTTTATGGGCTACGAAGGCCAATACATTCGTTTTGGCAAAGGCTACAATCCCAACGAGGAACGAGACAGGCTGTCCGGTCCAACATGGCGCATCCTCCCCGGCCTCGACCCCTCCTTGCAAGACCTCACCCAGTCCATGCTGCGCATGGCTGCTCATTACACCGCTCTCGAGACGTTTGTCGACGTACAATCCCGCGAAGAATTCGGCTCCGTCAACCACGCCCTTTGCGCGTCAATACGGAAGCTGCTGCAGGAGTATTTGGTCATGGTTGCGCAGTTGGAGACGCAGTTCTTGACGGATGACTCGTTCACGTTGCATGTATTGAATATTCATGTGCTGCCCACGAGCCATATGATGCATCAGGTTTATGGGCTGGCGCATgagctgttgaagaggaaTGCGCTGCTGGATGATGAGTCGGATGAGAGTAGTGACGGCGGAGATGATTATGATCATATTTTGGAGCAGCTacgagaagggggggagctGGTGCCGGGGAACATGACCGGCAAGAAGATTACcaagggaggggtggtgctggggttgaTCACCAAGAGGTTGGAGTCCATGTCTGGTGATCCGGCGGCCAGGGCGTTGTTGACGACGCTACTGAGGGATGCGAGCAAGCCGTACATGGCTATGCTGAACGAGTGGCTGCACCATGGGGGGATTAATGACCCGCATTCGGAGTTTTTGATCAAGGAGCAGAGGAGTAtcaggagggagaggctggaGCAGGATTATACTGATGAGTattgggagaggaggtatACCATCCGAGACCACGACGTGCCGCCGCAGCTGGAGGGGGTCAAGGACAAGGTGTTGCTTGCGGGGAAATATCTGAATGTGGTCAGGGAATGCGGCGGCGTCGATGTCAGCTTGCAGGTTAAGCACGTGCCGACTTCCTTTGACGACAATCGGTTTCTGGACAATGTCAACAATGCCTATGCGCATGCGAATGAGTCGCTGATGCAGTTGCTGTTGACGACGCATCAGCTGCCGGCACGGTTGCGGTCGCTGAAGCATTACTTCTTTCTGGATCCGTCGGATTACTTTTCTTACTTTCTCGAGCTCGGGGCTAGTGAGCTGAGGAAGCCGGTCAAGTCGGTGAACACGGGGAAGTTGCAGTCGCTGTTGGATCTGGTGCTGAGGCAGCCGGGGAGCATTGTTGCGCTTGATCCGTTcaaggaggatgtcaaggtGGAGATGAACGAGATCAACCTGACCAAGAGCCTTCATCGGGTGGTGAATATCACGGGGATAGAGCAAGGGGAGGCGCTGCAGCCGCTGACGAGCAACCAGCCGGTGGAGAGCGACAAGGCGGCGAATGGGTTTACGTCGTTGCAGATTGATTATTCGGTGCCGTTTCCTgtgtcgttggtggtgagcaggAAGACGGTGTGGCGGTATCAGGCTCTTTTCAGGTATCTGCTGTCGTTGCGATATCTGGAGTCGCAGTTGTCGACGACGTGGCAGACGCACACGAGCGGGTTTGTGTGGTGTCATcggtcgtcgtcgagggtgttggagatttggaagaggagggtgtggaCGTTACGAGCGAggatgttggtgtttgtgcaGCAGCTGTTGTATTTCTGCACGGCCGAGGTCATTGAGCCGAACTGGCAGGCtttgatggcgagggtgagggagagggagaagccgcctcagcaggagcagcagcagcaagcggGAGCTGGGGAGCAAAACGGCACAACactcccaacaccaaccacatccccaaacctccaccactACCCACTAAAGTCGACACATATCCGCCCGGGGTTGACGAGGACAGTGGATGAGCTGATGCAGGATCATGTCGATTTCTTGGATACGTGTCTGAAGGAGTGTATGCTGACGAACTCTAAACTCTTGCGT ATCCACTCCAAACTAACCCAAACCTGCACCATCTTTGCAACCTACACAAACTGGCTATCCCGCGAGCTGGAAAAGACGGACCCCGACCTCTCGGGACATCACAGACCGCCCAACATGTCGGAGGAGCAGTGGCGGGTTTTCCAGTCTGTCCGCTCCCAAAAACCTACCGATGCCTCCTTCATGGAgggtcagcagcagcagcagcagcagcaaggagaGGACAAGATGGCGAGCTTGTTTGACTTGATCAGGAAATGGGAGGACAATTTCAGCAAGCACCTGCAGATTTTGCTGGACGCGCTGAACCACTACGCGGCTACTGAGACGGTGGTGCTTTTGAGTTTGTGCGCGAGGTTGAGCACGGCCAATGCGGGGAGCGGCTATACCGGACGAGGGGGGTATGGGCAGGGACaggtggatggggtgggggtgcagaatggtggtggtgggatggaagggggggatgtgaggatggggggtgtATAa
- the GYP8 gene encoding GTPase-activating protein gyp8 (COG:T; EggNog:ENOG503NYCP; BUSCO:EOG092642UD), translating to MDMMLGPEPETNTADFDEKPIKMEDPIDEKPPDPKDEAAEQKKKEILKACKTRDFAALRTLAASPGGFLTDTIRQQAWPLLLGIPSLSDTKPEEEEEEKEDWKSLPPHKDESQVQLDVNRAFVYYPNDQNDTQLSHSKTLLSTLIIRTLRHHPYLSYFQGYHDICQVLLLTLPPALQPAALAHLSLLRIRDFMLPNLHPAIAQLRLLPDILRSSDPELWQHLSSTEPFFALSGTLTMYAHDITNLGEITRLFDVLLARDPVFSLYLFAAIVRSRRGELLDIPEDEPEMLHSVLSKLPQPLDLEGLISQAVELEREYPPEGLRGWGRGISRWSVLKTGRGEGFIGRGGREAFEKQIRELEWRERVSRVGEVVRRNRGW from the exons atggATATGATGCTAGGCCCCGAGCCTGAAACCAACACGGCCGACTTTGACGAAAAGCCCATCAAGATGGAGGACCCCATCGACGAGAAACCCCCCGATCCCAAAGACGAAGCCgccgagcaaaagaaaaaagaaatccTAAAAGCATGCAAGACAAGGGACTTTGCCGCCCTCAGAACCCTTGCCGCCTCACCAGGAGGATTTCTAACAGACACCATCCGCCAACAAGCGT GGCCATTACTGCTGGGCATCCCATCACTATCAGACACcaaaccagaagaagaagaagaagaaaaagaagactggaaatccctcccccctcacaaaGACGAATCCCAGGTCCAGCTCGACGTCAACAGAGCCTTTGTCTACTACCCCAACGACCAAAACGACACCCAGCTCTCCCACAgcaaaaccctcctctccaccctcatcatccgcaccctccgccaccacccgtACCTATCCTACTTTCAAGGCTACCACGATATATGCCAAGTCTTGCTGTTGACCCTCCCCCCGGCCCTCCAACCAGCCGCCCTGGCCCACTTGTCACTTCTGCGCATCAGGGATTTTATGCTACCGAACCTCCACCCTGCCATAGCGCAACTGCGACTCCTCCCGGATATCCTGAGATCGTCCGACCCGGAACTATGGCAACATCTGTCATCGACAGAACCTTTTTTTGCGCTGTCGGGGACGTTGACGATGTACGCGCATGACATTACTAATCTAGGGGAGATCACCAGGCTGTTTGATGTGTTGCTGGCGAGGGATCCGGTTTTCTCATTGTATTTGTTTGCGGCTATTGTTCGCTCCCGCAGAGGGGAACTGCTTGATATACCGGAGGATGAACCGGAGATGTTGCATTCGGTGCTGTCGAAGCTGCCGCAGCCgttggatttggaggggttgatatcTCAGGCGGTGGAGCTGGAACGAGAATACCCgccggaggggttgaggggttgggggagggggattaGTAGGTGGTCGGTTCtgaagacggggaggggggaggggtttatAGGCAGGG gagggagggaggcgttTGAGAAGCAAATTAGGGAGCTCgagtggagggagagggtgtcaagggtcggggaggtggtgaggaggaatagggggtggtga
- a CDS encoding hypothetical protein (EggNog:ENOG503NWBE; COG:S) → MAFQTNVLRDGQWVTETINVQSIVKSQQVDAAPQQQVLKPPRCGLLTRTIVESPFINSILPVRIRSPLHNDVAFIGDHFVQIRELRRDGRLKDIVRKVNFGSRIRNACVVGSFDIKTEEEQDALSSQPPIKLEDSQFGLPPRLPPQMLMVALESGDSVFMFVRSDSNGEPEFVTTRFVSPKQRLAHPGFHVVVDPSSRYMALAYAEDFFVVYELESRERLEEKYANGEPLQSPVRSFRLRSVNGVIHKITFLYPRSGDQNHVILLLIVVRHRKSRMVIYEWKLGDDLKMVFAEDKQGHRMPVENQMPLLLIPLTVQSAFIVISPHQIDVCTECLHGPPSFETIEMSSPPPTPTHHGARLPLWTAWTRPFRLASYFETRDCIFLAREDGVVVYFEADKDSTVERVTPMDTFNCNISTAFACVYDRYADVLILGSDSGPGGVHKICPRVPIEFLEALPNWSPAVDFASTAQVTEWHRDGDKAQKAALPKGPLPRPDRLFATCEGGRKGSITEYRYGLKANIAFDLAFEPGIKQAWLIPTGDGYQIIISMPDATSVLQLPSDFSSADLVAAGQTPYNLSGSTLAFSHSGPFTVQVTTQGAVLTLPRAHRSYRYDEFSGLEGCSVSDACILDGCIAVSAHDKGSNTFQIHVFKMERSHLGLGHVRTVEVGGEVNSLALTEDFTLLVGTLNESGPALVRCSLQQATNNLEVISVPEILAEHTSIEDPSSVEGIGSIVSLGSTIFLGTRSGEVISLTTSADSCAVNCEKFGIASAKLNCAHITGQSNPVLLLTCDNNLLYLGLNPASRYHNRENKFSKKIRIFPVDPSHLDALAPPVQFASAVDVPSEDGITQLLLISNETILLTELHPTPGCVPRSIPLDGTPNKLIWSSKLGCLITAVNYSAKPSLAFINPNTGEDIGVPTDRNDNPTDFIHGLGKQGDVILAVTEWRYKTYFYLLVGTRKGRLLVVSVKRDKETGRIRYWMRWKKEFEQPVYSVLGHGEGVVMCVGQSVRWEVLDEGEKRLRHERSFELESAGVGLRVENGRLVVLTGRDSVVVLEDGGGGGGKGMCNADPMRRNGVSMVEVAGTEGVDDKEGGITLVSDRECGVGGLWVPWRQVDRECEVVFEAELTASVRKFQRGRTRPVWEQGVGRRFGRLLGSFDDAETLGTSLNGALHHFTTLDLKTWRFLRFVQNLALLDGEVTPFMSRYSQQGGVWNNNPEPRVDNGLEMQVDGDLLMRILEGEGEGELERVVRNYERRFAELLGEVEGVGEVNDDVGKAFGKAYEVLEYFLRPVL, encoded by the exons atggcCTTCCAGACAAACGTTCTCCGGGACGGTCAGTGGGTGACCGAAACCATCAACGTGCAGTCCATCGTCAAGAGCCAACAAGTCGACGCTGccccccagcaacaagtCCTCAAGCCACCAAGGTGCGGCTTGCTCACCCGGACCATTGTTGAGAGCCCCTTCATAAACTCCATCCTGCCCGTCAGGATACGGTCGCCCCTCCACAATGACGTCGCTTTTATTGGGGACCACTTTGTTCAGATTCGTGAGCTGCGCCGAGATGGACGTCTCAAGGACATCGTCAGGAAGGTCAACTTTGGGTCTCGGATACGAAACGCCTGCGTCGTTGGCAGCTTCGACATCAAGACAGAAGAGGAACAAGATGctctttcttctcaaccgccCATCAAGCTGGAGGACAGCCAGTTTGGGCTTCCTCCCAGGCTCCCACCGCAGATGCTGATGGTGGCCCTGGAGAGTGGTGACAGCGTCTTTATGTTCGTCCGTTCCGACTCAAACGGCGAGCCAGAGTTTGTTACCACTCGCTTCGTGAGCCCGAAGCAGCGGCTGGCTCACCCAGGCTTCCACGTCGTGGTCGACCCCAGCTCGCGATACATGGCTCTGGCCTACGCCGAGGATTTCTTCGTGGTCTATGAGCTTGAATCACGGGAGCGATTGGAGGAGAAGTACGCCAACGGCGAACCTTTACAGTCCCCAGTGAGATCATTCCGTCTGCGGAGCGTGAACGGGGTTATTCACAAGATTACCTTCCTATATCCACGATCGGGCGACCAGAATCACGTCATCCTACTCCTGATCGTGGTCAGACATCGAAAGTCCCGCATGGTGATTTACGAGTGGAAGCTCGGGGATGACCTGAAAATGGTCTTTGCCGAGGACAAGCAGGGCCACCGCATGCCCGTGGAGAATCAGATGCCTCTGCTGCTCATTCCTCTGACCGTCCAGTCGGCTTTTATCGTCATATCACCTCACCAGATTGATGTATGCACCGAGTGCCTTCATGGACCGCCGAGCTTCGAGACCATCGAGAtgtcctctcctcccccgacgcCTACCCACCACGGCGCTCGCCTACCGCTATGGACAGCATGGACAAGACCTTTCCGGCTCGCCTCTTACTTTGAGACACGGGACTGCATCTTTCTTGCACGGGAAGACGGCGTGGTTGTGTACTTTGAGGCCGACAAGGACAGCACAGTGGAGCGTGTGACGCCTATGGACACTTTTAATTGCAACATCTCGACCGCATTTGCCTGTGTTTACGATCGATACGCCGACGTACTCATTCTGGGCAGCGACTCGGGTCCGGGGGGTGTTCACAAGATCTGTCCACGAGTTCCCATCGAGTTTCTCGAGGCGTTGCCCAACTGGTCTCCTGCGGTGGACTTTGCCTCTACAGCGCAGGTTACCGAGTGGCATCGGGATGGCGACAAAGCGCAAAAGGCAGCGCTTCCAAAAGGTCCGCTGCCACGACCTGATCGACTGTTTGCGACGTGTGAGGGTGGCAGGAAGGGGTCGATTACCGAGTACAGATACGGGTTGAAGGCCAATATCGCGTTTGATCTTGCGTTTGAGCCTGGTATCAAGCAAGCCTGGCTGATCCCTACGGGTGATGGTTATCAGATCATCATATCCATGCCGGACGCCACGTCGGTCTTGCAGCTCCCTTCGGACTTCAGCAGCGCTGATCTCGTTGCGGCCGGCCAGACGCCTTATAATCTGAGCGGTTCGACGTTGGCGTTTTCTCACTCTGGCCCGTTTACGGTCCAGGTCACAACACAGGGGGCTGTGCTTACCCTGCCTCGTGCTCATCGATCATATCGATATGATGAGTTTTCTGGGCTTGAGGGGTGTTCAGTGTCTGATGCGTGCATCTTGGATGGTTGTATTGCGGTGTCGGCTCATGACAAGGGTAGCAATACGTTCCAAATTCATGTCTTCAAGATGGAGCGGTCTCATCTTGGTCTCGGGCATGTGAGGACGGTAGAGGTGGGTGGAGAAGTGAACAGTCTGGCGTTGACCGAGGATTTTACTCTGCTGGTTGGGACGTTGAATGAATCTGGGCCGGCGTTGGTGCGGTGTTCGCTGCAGCAGGCCACGAATAACCTGGAGGTGATTTCTGTTCCGGAAA TCCTGGCCGAACACACGAGCATCGAGGACCCATCCTCGGTCGAGGGAATCGGCAGCATCGTCTCTCTAGGCAGCACCATCTTTCTCGGCACCCGAAGCGGAGAGGTCATTAGCCTAACCACCAGCGCCGACTCGTGCGCTGTCAACTGCGAGAAATTCGGAATCGCGTCTGCCAAACTAAACTGCGCACACATCACCGGCCAATCGaaccccgtcctcctcctcacctgcGATAACAACCTTTTGTACCTCGGCCTGAACCCTGCCTCCCGCTACCACAACCGAGAGAACAAATTCAGCAAGAAAATCCGGATCTTTCCGGTCGACCCAAGCCACCTCGACGCTCTCGCCCCCCCAGTCCAATTCGCCTCAGCAGTTGACGTGCCGTCCGAAGACGGGATAAcgcagctcctcctcatatCCAACGAAACGATCCTCCTGACAGAACTACACCCCACCCCGGGGTGTGTCCCGCGATCGATCCCCCTCGACGGCACGCCCAACAAGCTGATCTGGTCGAGCAAACTCGGCTGCCTGATCACGGCGGTGAATTACTCTGCCAAACCGAGCCTGGCGTTTATAAACCCCAACACGGGGGAGGACATCGGGGTGCCTACCGATCGAAACGACAACCCGACTGATTTTATTCATGGGCTGGGAAAGCAAGGGGATGTCATACTTGCGGTGACGGAGTGGAGGTACAAAACATATTTTTATCTTTTGGTCGGGACGAGGAAGGGACggttgttggttgtgagCGTCAAGAGGGATAAGGAGACGGGTCGGATACGGTACTGGatgaggtggaagaaggagttTGAGCAGCCGGTGTATTCGGTTCTTGGgcatggggagggggtggtgatgtgtgtCGGGCAGAGCGTCAGGTGGGAGGTTTTggacgagggggagaagaggttgaggcaTGAGAGGAGCTTTGAGCTGGAGTcggcgggggttgggttgagggtggagaATGgaaggttggtggtgctgacggggagggattcggttgtggtgctggaggatggtggtggtggggggggaaagggtaTGTGCAATGCTGAtccgatgaggaggaacgGGGTCAGCAtggttgaggttgcggggacggaaggggtggatgataaggagggggggatcaCGCTTGTGAGTGACAGGGAGTGTGGGGTcggggggttgtgggtgCCGTGGAGGCAGGTGGACAGGGAGTGTGAGGTTGTTTTTGAGGCGGAGCTCACGGCGAGTGTGAGGAAGTTTcagagggggaggacgaggccgGTTTGGGAgcagggggtggggaggaggtttgggaggCTGCTTGGGTCGTTTGATGATGCGGAGACGTTGGGGACTTCGCTCAATGGGGCGCTTCACCACTTCACTACGCTTGATCTCAAGACGTGGAGGTTTTTGAGGTTTGTGCAGAATTTGGCGCtgctggatggggaggtgacgCCTTTTATGAGTCGGTATAGTCAGcagggaggggtttggaaTAATAACCCCGAGCCGAGGGTGGATAATGGGTTGGAGATGCAGGTTGATGGGGATTTGCTGATGAGGATTctagagggggagggggagggggagttggagagggtaGTGAGGAATTACGAGAGGAGGTTTGCGGagttgttgggggaggtggagggggtgggtgaggtgaatgatgatgtgggAAAGGCGTTTGGGAAGGCGTACGAGGTTTTGGAGTACTTTTTGAGGCCGGTGTTATGA